ACACTCGTATTCGCAGCATAGCCGGAACTGAAGACGAGTGCGGCTTCGGTCCCCTTTGCCGCCGCAAGATTGGTTTCCAAACTCGTGTAGCGTTCGCTATTCCCTGAGATGAGACGTGAACCGCTTGCCCCAGTGCCAAACGTCCGCGTCGCCTCGACAGCAGCAGCGATCACCTTGGGATGCGTGCTTAATCCCAGATAGTTGTTTGAACCGAGCAATACAACATCGCGCCCATCCAGATTAATTGTCCCTGTTGGGGCACTCCTGACGGTGCGGAGGTGGCGGCGTAAACCGGCTTCCTCCAGTGTTGCACATTCCACGTCCAACCAGTTTTCTAATTTACCTTGCGGTTCGGTCAGGGGAGTCTTAGGTCTCATCTTTCTTTGCATAGATCCAGAGGAAATCCGCAGAAATATCCAAGCAAAAACCCTCCGCTTCGCTTACGGACTTAGTTCTTGAGGCTATACCGTAGCAGATTTATCCGATGAATTGTCTCAGGAAGATATGGCTTTGGTTTAAGGCGCGCTGCCGCGCTTCCAAGGTCTCTTCGTAGGCTCGATCTTCTACCTCAACGCAGACTGCGCCTTCATAACCGGTATCGCTCAAAACAGAGAAGAAACTGCCCCAATCGACATCCCCCAATCCCGGCAGTTTCGGCGTATGATACGACAACGGCGTTGCGAGGATGCCGACCTCGTCAAGTTTCGCTCTGTCCAACCGAGCGTCCTTTGCATGCACGTGGAAGATCCGATCCGCAAAGGTAACGAGCGGTTTCAGGTAGTCCATCTGGAGCCAGATACAATGCGAGGGATCGAAGTTGAGTCCGAAATTCGGGGCGGGAATCTCTTCAAACATCCGTTCCCACACTTCGGGACAATAGGCGAGGTTTTGTCCGGCGGGCCATTCGTCTTCGGTGAAGAACATCGGGCAATTCTCAATCCCGATGCGGATACCGTGGTCGGCGGCGAATTGGATTAAGGGGGTCCATACCTGTTTGAAACGGTGCCAATTCGCATCTATCGTGCGGGTCTGGTCTCTACCGATAAAGGTATTCACGATGTCTACGGACAGACGTTCCGCCGCCAGCATCAGTTTTTTGAGGTGTTCGCTATAGATAGCGGCTTCCGCTTCATCGGGTGTTAGCGGGTTGGGATAGTAGCCTAATCCGCTGATGGTTATCCCGGCATCCGAGACGCATTGCAGGATTTCATCCGCTTCCTTTTCGGAAAGTTCCGCTGCATCCACATGCGTAACACCGGCGTAACGGCGTTCGGCTTTTCCTTTGGGCCAGCACATCAATTCAACGCAATCATAGCCGGTGTCCGCCGCGAACTGGACAACTTCTGCCAATGTCTGCTCCGGCAAAATTGCACTCACAAATCCGAGTTTCATACACAACCTCTGTTTCGTTTTCAGACATTTTACTACAGAAAGGGGCAGTGTGCAAGTGTATCTTTAAATAAAAACAGGACTTACGCAAATTGGGCAAAAAACAGTGTATTTCCGTGATTTAACCCCCTAAATCCCCCTTATCAGGGGGACTTTAAGAGAAAATGCGTAAGTCCTATAAAAAGATATTTGACGGAAACTAAAAGGGTGTGTATAATTCAGGAAAGCGAACATGTCCAAACAATCCAACAGGAGTGAAAAATGACACCGGAACAACGTTATCTGTTCGACGTTACGGGCTACTTACACCTCAAAGGCGCAGTCAAAGGCGATGCCCTGAAGGCGGCACAGGCGGCTGTGGATCAATATATCCATACACCGCTTGATGAACGTCCCGAAGGATTCACGACGCGTCCGCGCGACTTGGAACCCGGCAAAGGCGGAAGATATGAACACGGATTCGCCTTTGATCGGTCGCTTGAAGCGATGACAGTGCATCCCGCTATCTGGTCCCTTATCAAAGAGTTCACCTTCGACAAACCCCGGTTTGTCACCGGCACGCTTACCCTCGAACAGCACAACCCGGACAGGCAACCGATGGGGACAAATCCAGCAGGTTTGCACTGCGCACGTGAGGGACGGCACTGGCTCACCCGTTACGAGGTTCAGAACAGCCACATTTACTGCAACGATTTTGTGGCGTTTTTCTATCTGACAGATGTGCAGCCCGGTGACGGTGGGCTTATTGTTATCCCCGGTTCGCATAAGAGCAAATTCGAGAGACCTGAAGATCTTTTAATCCCGGGACCCGACGGCATTGATCCCGAACCGGATGACGTTTTTACAAACATTACCCCCAAGGCAGGGGATTTCGTTGTCATCTCTGAACTCCTGACACACGGTATTTTACAGTGGAAACCGAAGGATCGCGACAGACGCTTTCTGATTCTCCGCTATCGTCCGCAATATGAAGGGAACCCGACGCTGCCGGAGACAATCATCAACCGACTAACACCTGAAGTCCAGGAGCTGGTGCAAACCGCGTCTTATGGACATACGAAAGAAATCGTCAAACAAGATGTCGTAGCGTTAAGCGTTTAACACCTTACTGACCGAACCGCAAGGAAAATTAAAAAAATGGGAACGAATCAATATCGTGCTTGCATCGTTGGCTGTGGCAGAATGGGTGGCACCATTGATGAAGAGGTCCGTGCGACACCGCACGGGGCATTGCCCTATTCACACGCCGCAGGGTATACCGCTTTCGAGCGGACAGACATTGTCGCCGCTGCAGATGTCGTCGAAGAGAAGGCACAATACGTCTGTAACAAATGGAATATCCCGAAATACTACTTAGACTATCAAGAGATGATCCTTGAAGAGAAACCGGATATTGTCAGCATCGCGACACGTCCGGGGAATCATGCCGACATCACGCAGTTCGCAGCGGAAAACGGTGTGAAAGGCATCTATTGCGATAAACCGCTGTGTGCGTCTATGGAAGAAGCCGATGCCATGGTAGAAGTCTGCGAAAAATACAACGTCAAGTTCAACCTCGGCACGCAGCGGCGTTACACACCCGGCTACATCAAGATGCGCGAGATCCTCGAAAGCGGTGAACTCGGTGAAAGACGATCTATCATCGCTTATAGCGGAGGTTCCGCGCTTTGGGGTTACACACATGCTGCGGATATGCTGCTCTTCTTGGCAAGCGATTCTCCGATAGAATACGTCCAAGGCAACGTTGCCGTGGATGACGCCGATTTTGAGGACAACCGCACGGACACCGATCCTGGGATCGTCATGGGATTCATCCGTTTCCAGAACGGCATTACCGGCATCAGTATTCCCGGCACGGCTTATGAATTTGAGGTGAACTGTAGCGAAGGCACAGTGCGTGCACTCAATAACGGACTCGGTTTCCATCTCCGCAAACGGCAGGGGGAGTTTAACGAGATTTTGGAAGCGCAATTCCCACCCTACGAACGCAAGAGCGGCACGGTTGGCTGCATCGAAGACATCGTCGAGGCGATCGAGACGGATACCGAGACACAAGGCAACATCCACCTCGCACACCGAAGCACCGAGATGGTCTTCGCAATCGTTGACTCACAACGGCAGCGGGGACTCCGAGTGCCGATACCGATGGAAAACCGAGGGCTCTACCTCGGCAGGTGGTGAGCCACCTTTTAAGGATGGACAGGATTCAAAAAATAGGGAGTCAAATTGATGTTCAGAAAACTTGGCGAGTTGACTAAACAGCCTGCCCTGAAATTGCTGATTGTTAGCGTGGTGCTCCTACTGAGTCACGCCATAAATGCGCAAAATGCGGAGCGTCCAGCCAGCACGCGTTATGCACAGAGAACGCCAAGCCGAGACGGTATCGGCAAATTCTACATGGGACGCGAAATCTCTCACGTGATGGGACACCAAGGCGCGGACTGGTTGGAGCGTCCGGAACGTGTACGCGAAGAGATGCCAAACATCCTCGTCGAACTGCTGAAACTCAAAGAAGGGGATGTCGTGGCGGATATCGGTGTTGGGACGGGTTACATCGCTCGGCGGATCGCTCCGAAAATCGGTGAGACAGGAACCATTTACGGCGTTGATATTCAGCAGGAGATGCTCGACCTGCTTGATGAGAAAATGACGGCGGCAGGGATCACGAACGTCAAAGGGGTCTTGGGCACCATCACCGACCCGAAATTGCCGCCGGCCTCCGTAGACGTGGCGATTATGGTGGATGTCTACCACGAGTTTTCGCATCCGTATGAGATGCTGCAGAATATCTGCCGAGGTCTCAAAACGGGCGGCAGGGTTGTTTTCGTGGAATACCGCGCCGAAGACAGGCGTGTGCCGATCAAGCGTTTGCACAAGATGAGTGAGTTGCAGGTGATCAAAGAGGCGACCCCCCATCCGCTTGTGTGGGTAGAAACGCTCGATGACCTGCCGTGGCAGCATGTTATCATCTTTGAGAAGATTGGGGTCCCGTAGGACATCTCCTTACGATTGAGCATACACCAGATTTCGACAATCAGAACCGGAAATATTTGACAAAAATGCAACCGCATCGTAAAATAGCGTAATATTGCTAAACCTTTTTGTTAACGAAGCGTCACAATTGCTAATACCGTTATAGCAAGCTGCAGCGTGCGTTTTTTATGCCGCATTGCTGCCTACAACGCTGAAAAGGGAGAGAATACCAGTGAAGACTGCTAACAATACGATTCCACTAACGGGAGCCTTGTTGGTATGTTTCTGTCTCGCCGTATTAGGACTTCCGACTGCCTCTGCGGAACACCACGAAACGCCACAAACCCCCCTTAATTACAATCTCGACATCCGCCCGATCCTTTCGGATAATTGCTATGCTTGCCATGGACCAGACGCGAAGAGTCGGCAAGCCAACCTACGGATTGATACGAAAGCCGGGGCGTTCTCTGAACCGAGCGGATATCCGGTCATCGTTCCCGGTAAACCCGAAGAGAGTGAACTCCACATTCGCGTCACCTCCAACGATGACAATTACCGCATGCCGCCTGCGGGTTTCAACAAGACACTGACACCGGAACAAATTGAAGCGATTACACAGTGGATCCAAGAAGGTGCGAAATGGGAAGAGCACTGGGCATTCACGACACCCGTCCGTCCAACGCCACCTGCTGTCAAGGACGGCACCTGGGTCCGAAATCCCATTGATGCGTTCATACTCTCACGCCTTGAAAAAGAAGGTTTACACCCCGCAAACGAAGCCGATAAGCGGACGCTCATCCGACGCCTAAGCCTTGATCTCACTGGCTTACCCCCGACGCGTGAGGAAATTCACCAATTTCTCGCAGACGATTCACCCGAGGCTTACGAAAAAGTGATTGATGCCTTCATGGCAAAGCCGGAATACGGTGAACATTTCGGACGCTTCTGGTTAGATGTCGCACGTTACGGCGACACACACGGACTCCATTTAGATAACTACCGTGAAATGTGGCCCTATCGCGACTGGGTCATCGAGGCATTCAATCAAAATATGCCTTTTGACCAGTTCACGATCGAACAATTAGCCGGGGATCTCTTGCCGGAACCGACGCTTGACCAAAAGATCGCCACGGGTTTTAATCGATGCCATGTCACGACCAGTGAAGGTGGCTCGATCGATGAGGAATATTATGTCCAATACGCGATTGACAGAGCAGACACCACCTCAACCGTCTGGATGGGACTAACTGTTGGATGCGCCCAGTGTCACGATCATAAATACGATCCGATCACGCAGAAGGAATTCTATCAACTCTACGCCTATTTCAACAATATTACCGAAAAGGCGATGGACGGCAACCGTAAGGACTCTCCCCCTGTTGTGAAGTTGCCGACGCCAGAGCAGGAAGCCGAACTCGCCGCGTTTGACGAACAGATCGCCGAACTGGATACGCAGACGAAAGCACCTATCCCTGAAATAGATGCCACGCAAATCGCTTGGGAAAACAGGATACCCCGCTGGACAACACTGAAACCGAACTCGCTTTACTCAAAAGGTGACGCGACCCTTGAAGTTTTAGAGGATAATTCTATCTTAGCCAGTGGCACCAATCCTGAACAGGAAATCTACGAGATTATTGCGGAACTGCCACCCGGTAAATGGAGTGCCGTTCGTTTAGAAGGTCTCACACACGAATCCCTGCCGGAAAATGGGTTCGGTAGAAGTAGTAACGGCAATGTTATTTTGACGGATTTCGCGCTCTTCATCGCGCCCTCCGTAGCGGATAGCGAGGCACCCGCTGAACCGGAAAGCACGGATACCGAGGTTAATGCTGAAACGCAAGCAGAGACCGGAAGCACCGTCGAGACTGAAGCACAAGCAGAAAATACGCCTACCCTCGAAACCGATGCCGAAGATCAAACAAACAGCGAATCCACAGATGAAGCATGGGCAGAAGTAGAAAATGAGACTGAAAGCGTCGATACCGATGCCCCGTGGACGCGTATTCAAGTCGTGCATGCATGGGCAGACCACGAGCAAGCACTCGGAGAAAACAATCTCGAGGGTGTCGTTGCAAATGCGATTGACGAGAAACCGGAAACGGGATGGGCACTCGACAGAAAGAGTGAAAATCGGCAAGCCATCTTCCTTGTCGCCGCCCCCTTTGGAATGGAAGGTGGCAGATTGAAAATTCGTCTCAAACACGAATATGATTTGCGACAGAAGCAACTCGGACGCTTCCGCCTCGCGCTTACAGATGTCACAACGATCTATCCCATCGGCTCCAAAATCACTTTGGACGACTGGCACGCCGCGGGTCCGTTCACTGCTGGACACGGCAACCTCGCTTTTTATAAGGCATACGAACCTGAAACGAAAGAGGTCAACACAGGCGATACCTATGAGGTAGATGGAAAAACCATCAAATGGGAGAAGCACGCGCATTGGGTTGACGAACAGGTGCATAACGACATCGTTGGTGAAAACAGTGCCACCTATCTCTTCCGAAACATCGTCTCTGTTACACAACAGAAAGCACTACTCTATATTGGGAGCAACGATGCCCTGAAGGTTTGGATGAACGGTCAGGAACTCCTCGCCAAAAACGTTCAACGGGATGCCGCTGCCGACCAAGAGCAGATACAGGTCACTCTCAAGCCCGGTAACAATAAGCTGCTCCTGAAAGTCGTCAATTACTCGGGTCCCTCCGGTTTCTACTTCCGTATGGAAAGCGAACCCCCGATGGTGCCAGCAGATATTGTCGATATCGCGGGAATATCTCGCGGTGAACGTGAAACCGCACAGATGGAACAGATTCGAGATTACTACCGGCAGAACATTACGCCAGATAAGACAATCAATGAAAATACCAAGCGCGCCTTCGGGGAACTGAAAACGCTTTTTGCGGATCTATCGGAGGTCCAAGGGAAACGGGACACCCTCGATGCTTCGGTTACGACGACGCTCGTCATGCAAGAGCGAGAGGAACCGAGAGGGGCATACGTCTTAGCACGCGGTGAATACCAGCACCGAGAGGAACAGGTATATCCGCAAACGCCAGCAGTGCTACCAGCCATGCCTGAAGACACAGCACCGAACCGCTTCGGCTTTGCGAATTGGTTGCTTTCACCCGAGCATCCCCTGACTGCCCGTGTCACGATCAACCGTTTCTGGCAAAACGTCTTTGGGATGGGGATTGTGGAAACATCAGAAGATTTCGGGACACAAGGGAAACCGCCGGTGCACCCGGAACTTCTCGACTGGCTCGCGACGGAATTCATCGCCTCTGGGTGGGATGTGCAAGGTATGCTCAAATTGATGCTCACTTCGGCAACATACCGGCAGAGCGCACAGGTCACGCCCGAAAAATTGGAACGCGATGCAGATAACCTCCTCCTCTCTCGGAGTCCGAGGTATCGACTCGATGCCGAAATCGTGCGAGATAACGCTCTTGCCCTCAGCGGCTTGCTGTATCCTAAAATTGGCGGTCCGAGTGTAAAACCCCCGCAACCCGATGGACTCTGGAAAGCCGTCGGGTTTACCGGATCCAACACGGACACATTTGTTCAAGATACCGGGGCTGATAAGGTATACCGCAGGAGCCTCTACACGTTCTGGAAACGGACGGCACCCCCGCCACAGATGAACATTCTCGACGCGCCTTCACGTGAAGCTTGCACAATCCGCCGTGAACGGACCAACACACCGATGCAGGCGTTAATGCTGATGAACGATCCGCAATTCTTTGAAGCGGCGCGTGCGTTCGCAGAGCGCACTATCAAGGAGGGCGGCGAAACACCCGAAGCACGTATCGCCTATATCTTTGAGATGGCAACGGCTCGCCTGCCGAAACCGAAGGAGGAGGCACTGCTTTTGAAGACGTTCCAAGCCCACTATGCGGAGTTGGAAACGGACCCAGAAGCAGCCAAAG
This window of the Candidatus Poribacteria bacterium genome carries:
- a CDS encoding sugar phosphate isomerase/epimerase, giving the protein MKLGFVSAILPEQTLAEVVQFAADTGYDCVELMCWPKGKAERRYAGVTHVDAAELSEKEADEILQCVSDAGITISGLGYYPNPLTPDEAEAAIYSEHLKKLMLAAERLSVDIVNTFIGRDQTRTIDANWHRFKQVWTPLIQFAADHGIRIGIENCPMFFTEDEWPAGQNLAYCPEVWERMFEEIPAPNFGLNFDPSHCIWLQMDYLKPLVTFADRIFHVHAKDARLDRAKLDEVGILATPLSYHTPKLPGLGDVDWGSFFSVLSDTGYEGAVCVEVEDRAYEETLEARQRALNQSHIFLRQFIG
- a CDS encoding phytanoyl-CoA dioxygenase family protein, which produces MTPEQRYLFDVTGYLHLKGAVKGDALKAAQAAVDQYIHTPLDERPEGFTTRPRDLEPGKGGRYEHGFAFDRSLEAMTVHPAIWSLIKEFTFDKPRFVTGTLTLEQHNPDRQPMGTNPAGLHCAREGRHWLTRYEVQNSHIYCNDFVAFFYLTDVQPGDGGLIVIPGSHKSKFERPEDLLIPGPDGIDPEPDDVFTNITPKAGDFVVISELLTHGILQWKPKDRDRRFLILRYRPQYEGNPTLPETIINRLTPEVQELVQTASYGHTKEIVKQDVVALSV
- a CDS encoding Gfo/Idh/MocA family oxidoreductase, with the translated sequence MGTNQYRACIVGCGRMGGTIDEEVRATPHGALPYSHAAGYTAFERTDIVAAADVVEEKAQYVCNKWNIPKYYLDYQEMILEEKPDIVSIATRPGNHADITQFAAENGVKGIYCDKPLCASMEEADAMVEVCEKYNVKFNLGTQRRYTPGYIKMREILESGELGERRSIIAYSGGSALWGYTHAADMLLFLASDSPIEYVQGNVAVDDADFEDNRTDTDPGIVMGFIRFQNGITGISIPGTAYEFEVNCSEGTVRALNNGLGFHLRKRQGEFNEILEAQFPPYERKSGTVGCIEDIVEAIETDTETQGNIHLAHRSTEMVFAIVDSQRQRGLRVPIPMENRGLYLGRW
- a CDS encoding class I SAM-dependent methyltransferase, whose protein sequence is MFRKLGELTKQPALKLLIVSVVLLLSHAINAQNAERPASTRYAQRTPSRDGIGKFYMGREISHVMGHQGADWLERPERVREEMPNILVELLKLKEGDVVADIGVGTGYIARRIAPKIGETGTIYGVDIQQEMLDLLDEKMTAAGITNVKGVLGTITDPKLPPASVDVAIMVDVYHEFSHPYEMLQNICRGLKTGGRVVFVEYRAEDRRVPIKRLHKMSELQVIKEATPHPLVWVETLDDLPWQHVIIFEKIGVP